In Stieleria varia, one genomic interval encodes:
- a CDS encoding carbamoyltransferase family protein, producing the protein MRVLGISPLDKDATASFVEDGKILFACGEERLSRTKLQDGFPFRAIELGLQQTQWSLDSIDVVAYSFFDGDTETNLMRQAMQQDEQFHGASDTQASLDELAKLRKSGYHPDFSIPIPGLQPSEEILAPKAWHKRKLYSLSGYSPKMDARLHRRNFRHWVRDASADHHLRTQQLTEGLTKLGLLSKLQRFNHHLCHAANAFYCSGYRDALVMSFDGYGSGNCGAVYRGSADGLEKLHEFSFPNSLGQYYEYVTSALGYRPGRHEGKIVGLAAYGNPEILGPVLRERFTGMDQGDIRIRAATNFYFTRLLAQSFSKRDMAAAYQTVLEEVVKQVAGFWVDKTGLSNVCLSGGVNANVKLNQRIHECDGVESVFVYPNMGDGGCGTGAAMLALDPSQRPTTVLENAYLGPEYSDDEIQAALTASCLAFTKHENIEDVIAEHLAKNHIVARFHGRMEYGPRALGNRSILYPAQDPEVNLWLNHQLGRTEFMPFAPAALAEEAPRLFKNLEGCEKTAEFMTVTFDCTDQMKSQCPAAVHVDGTARPQLVSERTNPSFYKLLKAYHALTGVASVINTSFNMHEEPIVCSPDDAIRAFLDGRIDILGIGSFLVPHPKIDEIEKERRAEALTASS; encoded by the coding sequence ATGAGAGTTTTAGGAATTAGTCCTTTGGACAAGGACGCGACCGCTTCATTCGTCGAAGACGGAAAGATCTTGTTTGCCTGCGGGGAGGAACGCCTCTCCCGCACCAAGCTGCAGGACGGCTTTCCGTTTCGGGCGATCGAACTGGGGCTCCAGCAGACGCAGTGGTCATTGGACTCCATCGACGTCGTGGCTTACTCCTTTTTTGACGGAGACACAGAAACCAATCTGATGCGACAGGCCATGCAGCAGGACGAACAGTTCCATGGTGCCTCGGATACTCAAGCCTCCTTGGACGAATTGGCCAAGCTGCGTAAGTCAGGCTATCACCCAGATTTTTCGATTCCAATCCCTGGCCTGCAACCGTCTGAGGAGATCCTGGCACCCAAGGCGTGGCACAAACGCAAGCTGTACAGCCTATCGGGCTACTCACCGAAGATGGACGCGAGACTGCACCGACGCAACTTTCGTCATTGGGTACGAGACGCATCGGCGGACCATCACTTGCGGACCCAACAGTTGACCGAAGGACTGACCAAGCTTGGGTTGTTGTCCAAGTTGCAGCGATTCAACCACCACCTCTGTCATGCTGCCAATGCTTTCTACTGCTCTGGATACCGCGATGCGTTGGTGATGTCGTTTGATGGATACGGTAGCGGCAACTGCGGTGCCGTCTATCGGGGCAGCGCGGATGGTCTGGAAAAGCTGCACGAGTTCTCCTTTCCCAATTCGCTCGGTCAGTATTACGAGTACGTCACGTCCGCGTTGGGCTATCGACCGGGACGCCACGAGGGCAAGATCGTGGGACTCGCCGCGTACGGTAATCCCGAAATCTTGGGACCGGTGCTTCGTGAACGATTCACCGGAATGGACCAAGGGGACATCCGAATCCGAGCCGCGACCAATTTTTACTTCACACGGTTGCTGGCACAATCGTTCTCCAAACGTGACATGGCGGCTGCCTACCAAACCGTGTTGGAGGAGGTTGTCAAACAGGTCGCTGGCTTCTGGGTGGATAAGACCGGTCTTTCCAATGTCTGTTTGTCAGGGGGCGTGAATGCCAACGTCAAGCTGAATCAGCGGATCCACGAATGCGATGGCGTTGAGTCGGTTTTCGTTTACCCCAACATGGGCGATGGTGGATGTGGAACCGGGGCGGCGATGCTGGCTCTGGATCCGTCTCAGCGGCCGACAACGGTTTTAGAAAACGCTTACTTGGGACCTGAGTACAGTGACGACGAAATTCAGGCCGCGTTGACTGCGTCTTGTCTGGCATTCACCAAACATGAGAACATCGAAGATGTGATCGCGGAACACTTGGCAAAGAATCACATCGTGGCGCGTTTTCATGGACGAATGGAGTATGGCCCTCGGGCACTGGGAAACCGCTCGATTTTGTACCCCGCCCAGGATCCAGAGGTGAACCTATGGCTGAATCATCAGTTGGGCCGGACGGAGTTCATGCCGTTTGCGCCCGCCGCATTGGCCGAGGAAGCCCCGCGATTGTTCAAGAACCTGGAGGGATGCGAAAAGACGGCGGAGTTCATGACCGTCACGTTTGACTGCACCGACCAAATGAAATCGCAATGTCCGGCTGCCGTCCATGTCGACGGGACCGCGCGTCCTCAATTGGTCAGCGAACGAACGAACCCCAGTTTCTACAAGTTGTTGAAGGCGTATCACGCGTTGACGGGCGTCGCCTCGGTAATCAACACGAGTTTCAACATGCACGAAGAACCGATCGTCTGCTCGCCGGATGACGCCATTCGTGCGTTTCTTGATGGCAGAATCGATATCCTAGGAATCGGTTCATTCTTAGTGCCCCACCCAAAGATCGACGAGATCGAAAAAGAACGCCGGGCCGAAGCCCTGACGGCGTCGTCTTAG